A genomic window from Serratia liquefaciens includes:
- a CDS encoding alpha/beta fold hydrolase produces the protein MTAFCHGLLSLDYHDSGSGPLTLVLLPGWCEPKTVFAPFTALAAEKYRVISLDWRGHALSDRDAGLSLDAQDLLADLQQLLLELQVDRFVTLSVAHASWIAVALAERMPQQIQGMVFLDWIMTQPEAAFFDSVKQMQRPEHWLAARDNLFTFWQGGIEHPQVKQHLTVEMAQEDYRVWQAAGVAIEQAYRQYGSPLNRLGELTSPPACRHIYSLDRDEDYLRQQQSFADSHPFFSVVRLEHARTHLGILEQPAAVFQAVTDFLGD, from the coding sequence ATGACAGCGTTTTGCCATGGCTTGCTTTCCCTCGATTATCATGATTCCGGTTCAGGCCCGCTGACGTTGGTCCTGCTGCCCGGTTGGTGTGAACCAAAAACCGTATTTGCCCCCTTTACCGCACTGGCGGCGGAAAAGTATCGGGTGATCAGCCTCGACTGGCGGGGGCACGCCCTGTCCGATCGCGATGCCGGACTCTCCCTTGACGCTCAGGATCTGCTGGCAGATCTCCAGCAATTGCTGCTTGAACTGCAAGTGGATCGGTTTGTGACGCTGTCGGTAGCGCATGCCAGCTGGATAGCGGTGGCATTGGCCGAGCGCATGCCGCAGCAAATACAGGGAATGGTGTTTCTCGATTGGATCATGACGCAGCCTGAAGCAGCATTTTTCGACTCGGTAAAACAAATGCAGCGGCCGGAACACTGGCTGGCGGCGCGTGATAACTTGTTCACTTTCTGGCAGGGCGGTATTGAACACCCTCAGGTCAAACAGCATTTGACCGTTGAAATGGCGCAGGAGGACTATCGCGTTTGGCAGGCTGCCGGCGTGGCGATTGAGCAAGCTTATCGGCAATACGGTTCGCCGCTAAACCGGCTGGGGGAATTAACCTCTCCGCCTGCTTGCCGACATATTTACTCATTGGATCGCGACGAAGACTATTTGCGACAACAGCAGAGCTTTGCCGATAGCCACCCGTTTTTCTCGGTCGTCCGTCTGGAACATGCCCGCACTCACCTTGGGATCCTCGAGCAGCCAGCGGCCGTATTCCAGGCGGTAACCGATTTCCTCGGTGATTAA
- a CDS encoding Rap1a/Tai family immunity protein has protein sequence MIKRISLLAAILFSSAASAGFYSGSALLSETSGYVKNKNGAATVAEALDGGMFMGYVAGVFDTFSMQGNRSICPDAGMSVGMAADAVMQYLNEHPEQLHYSAPSVIMLALTAAYPCERH, from the coding sequence ATGATTAAGCGGATTTCTCTTTTGGCGGCCATATTGTTTTCCTCTGCGGCCAGCGCGGGGTTTTATTCCGGCAGCGCCTTGCTGTCGGAAACCAGCGGCTATGTGAAAAATAAAAACGGCGCGGCTACCGTCGCCGAAGCGCTCGATGGCGGGATGTTTATGGGCTATGTGGCCGGCGTATTCGATACCTTCTCAATGCAGGGCAACCGCAGCATTTGTCCGGATGCCGGGATGAGCGTTGGGATGGCCGCGGACGCGGTGATGCAGTATTTAAATGAACACCCGGAACAGCTGCACTATTCCGCGCCCTCGGTGATTATGCTGGCGTTAACCGCCGCTTATCCCTGTGAACGGCATTAA
- a CDS encoding L-threonylcarbamoyladenylate synthase: MSQLFYIHPDNPQPRLINQAVDVLRKGGVIVYPTDSGYALGCKLEDKTAMERICRIRQLDSNHNFTLMCRDLSELSTYAYVDNTAFRLIKNNTPGNYTFILKATKEVPRRLMNDKRKTIGLRVPSNPIALALLEVLNEPMMSTTLMLPGNDFAESDPEEINDHLGKQVDLVIHGGFLGQQPTTVIDLTESAPEVVREGAGDATPFR, translated from the coding sequence ATGAGTCAGCTTTTTTATATCCATCCAGATAACCCGCAACCGCGCCTGATCAACCAAGCGGTGGATGTGCTGCGTAAAGGTGGCGTGATCGTCTATCCTACCGATTCCGGCTACGCGTTGGGCTGCAAGCTGGAAGACAAGACGGCCATGGAACGCATCTGCCGGATCCGTCAATTGGACAGCAATCATAATTTTACCTTGATGTGCCGCGATTTGTCCGAGCTGTCTACTTACGCCTATGTCGACAATACCGCGTTTCGACTGATCAAAAACAACACCCCCGGCAACTACACGTTCATTTTGAAAGCGACCAAAGAAGTCCCGCGTCGCCTGATGAACGACAAGCGTAAAACCATCGGTCTGCGCGTGCCGTCTAATCCGATTGCGTTGGCGCTGCTGGAAGTGCTGAATGAGCCGATGATGTCGACCACGTTGATGCTGCCAGGCAATGATTTTGCCGAATCTGATCCGGAAGAGATCAACGATCATCTGGGCAAACAGGTGGATCTGGTGATCCACGGCGGTTTCCTGGGCCAGCAACCGACCACGGTGATTGACCTGACCGAATCCGCGCCGGAAGTGGTGCGTGAAGGGGCGGGCGACGCAACGCCTTTCCGTTGA
- the rnm gene encoding RNase RNM: protein MTDSSPQPSAFTLYDLHSHTTASDGYLTPAQLVQRAVEMRVGVLAITDHDTTEGLAAAAATIAELSLPLQLVNGVEISTLWENHEIHIVGLGIETAHPAMVQLLAEQTERRNLRAQEIGVRLAKARIEGAFEGAQKLADGGAVTRGHFARYLVQIGIADNMAQVFKKYLAKGKTGYVPPQWCTIKQAIDVIHQSGGQAVIAHPGRYDLTAKWLKRLLAHFAEQGGDAMEVAQCQQAPHERSQLAKYAQEYQLLASQGSDFHQPCSWIELGRKLWLPGGVEPVWRDWPQPQQGKVG, encoded by the coding sequence TTGACAGACAGCAGCCCACAGCCCTCCGCCTTTACCCTGTACGACCTCCACAGCCATACCACCGCCTCTGACGGCTATTTGACGCCGGCGCAGTTGGTGCAGCGGGCCGTCGAGATGCGGGTAGGCGTATTGGCGATTACCGACCACGACACCACCGAAGGTTTAGCCGCCGCAGCCGCAACCATTGCCGAGCTGTCGTTACCGCTGCAGTTGGTGAACGGGGTGGAAATCTCCACGCTGTGGGAAAATCATGAGATTCATATCGTGGGTCTGGGGATTGAAACTGCACATCCGGCGATGGTGCAATTGTTGGCCGAGCAGACTGAGCGCCGCAACCTGCGCGCACAGGAAATTGGCGTACGGTTGGCTAAAGCACGTATTGAAGGTGCGTTTGAAGGGGCGCAAAAGTTGGCGGACGGTGGGGCAGTCACACGCGGTCATTTTGCCCGTTACCTGGTGCAGATTGGCATCGCCGATAATATGGCTCAGGTGTTCAAGAAATACCTGGCCAAAGGCAAAACCGGCTACGTTCCGCCACAGTGGTGTACAATAAAACAAGCCATTGATGTGATTCATCAATCCGGCGGCCAGGCGGTGATAGCTCACCCGGGCCGTTACGATCTGACGGCCAAATGGCTGAAACGGTTGTTGGCGCACTTTGCCGAACAGGGGGGAGATGCCATGGAGGTTGCCCAGTGTCAGCAGGCACCGCATGAGCGCTCGCAGCTGGCAAAGTATGCGCAAGAGTATCAATTATTGGCGTCGCAGGGCTCGGATTTTCATCAGCCCTGCTCGTGGATCGAACTGGGCCGCAAACTGTGGTTACCCGGCGGCGTTGAACCCGTGTGGCGTGACTGGCCGCAACCGCAGCAGGGTAAGGTCGGTTGA
- a CDS encoding anthranilate synthase component 1 — protein MMNIKPQLKLLKAEASYRGDPTTIFHQLCGARPATLLLESAEINSKQNLQSLLVIDSALRITALGRIVTLQALTANGAAMLPLLDEALPPEVQIQVRPNGRELTFPPIDAIQDEDARLRSLSVFDALRTLLTLVDSPADEREAVMLGGLFAYDLVAGFEDLPALRQDQRCPDFCFYLAETLLVLDHQRGVARLQASVFTADPAEEQRLQLRLEQLQVQLKQTPQPIPHQKLENMQLSCNQTDEEYGAVVSELQQAIRQGEIFQVVPSRRFSLPCPAPLAAYQTLKDNNPSPYMFFMQDDEFTLFGASPESALKYDANNRQIEIYPIAGTRPRGRRADGSLDLDLDSRIELEMRTDHKELAEHLMLVDLARNDLARICQAGSRYVADLTKVDRYSFVMHLVSRVIGTLRADLDVLHAYQACMNMGTLSGAPKVRAMQLIAASEGTRRGSYGGAVGYFTATGDLDTCIVIRSAYVEDGIATVQAGAGVVLDSVPQAEADETRNKARAVLRAIASAHQAKEVF, from the coding sequence ATGATGAACATCAAACCACAACTTAAGTTACTGAAGGCGGAGGCCAGTTACCGGGGCGATCCGACCACCATTTTCCACCAGCTGTGCGGCGCTCGCCCGGCGACCTTGCTGTTGGAGTCCGCTGAAATCAACAGCAAGCAAAACCTGCAAAGCCTGCTGGTGATCGACAGTGCCCTGCGCATCACCGCGCTCGGTCGCATCGTTACCCTGCAGGCACTGACCGCCAACGGTGCGGCAATGCTGCCGCTGCTGGATGAGGCGCTGCCGCCCGAAGTACAGATTCAGGTGCGCCCTAACGGCCGGGAACTGACTTTCCCGCCGATTGACGCTATCCAGGATGAAGATGCTCGCCTGCGTTCGCTATCGGTATTTGACGCACTGCGCACCCTGCTGACGTTGGTGGACTCGCCCGCCGACGAACGTGAAGCCGTTATGCTCGGCGGCCTGTTTGCCTACGATTTGGTCGCCGGCTTCGAAGATCTGCCGGCGTTGCGTCAGGATCAGCGCTGCCCGGACTTCTGCTTCTATCTGGCGGAAACCCTGCTAGTGCTGGATCACCAACGCGGCGTTGCCCGTCTGCAGGCCAGCGTGTTCACAGCCGACCCGGCCGAGGAGCAGCGCTTACAGCTGCGCCTGGAACAGCTGCAGGTTCAATTGAAACAGACCCCGCAGCCCATTCCGCACCAGAAGCTGGAAAACATGCAGCTGAGCTGCAACCAGACGGATGAAGAATACGGTGCCGTGGTCAGCGAGCTGCAGCAGGCCATTCGTCAGGGTGAAATTTTCCAGGTGGTGCCATCACGTCGTTTCTCTCTGCCCTGCCCGGCCCCGCTGGCCGCGTATCAGACGCTGAAGGACAACAACCCAAGCCCCTATATGTTCTTTATGCAGGATGACGAGTTCACCCTGTTCGGCGCATCGCCGGAAAGTGCGTTGAAATACGACGCCAACAACCGCCAGATTGAAATCTACCCGATTGCCGGTACCCGCCCACGCGGTCGCCGTGCCGACGGTTCGCTGGACCTGGATCTGGACAGCCGTATCGAGCTGGAAATGCGTACTGACCATAAAGAGCTGGCCGAGCACCTGATGCTGGTCGATCTGGCGCGCAACGATCTGGCGCGTATTTGCCAGGCCGGCAGCCGCTACGTGGCCGATCTGACCAAAGTGGACCGCTACTCTTTCGTGATGCACCTGGTTTCCCGAGTGATCGGCACCTTGCGCGCTGACCTTGACGTACTGCACGCCTATCAGGCCTGCATGAACATGGGCACCCTGAGCGGGGCACCTAAAGTGCGCGCCATGCAGTTGATTGCCGCGTCCGAAGGTACCCGACGCGGCAGCTACGGCGGCGCCGTGGGTTACTTCACCGCCACCGGCGATTTGGATACCTGTATTGTCATCCGTTCCGCGTATGTTGAAGACGGCATTGCCACCGTGCAAGCCGGCGCCGGCGTAGTGCTGGATTCTGTACCCCAGGCGGAAGCCGATGAAACCCGTAATAAGGCACGTGCCGTGCTGCGCGCCATTGCCAGTGCGCACCAGGCCAAGGAGGTGTTCTGA
- the trpCF gene encoding bifunctional indole-3-glycerol-phosphate synthase TrpC/phosphoribosylanthranilate isomerase TrpF has protein sequence MQETVLNKIVRDKAQWVAARQQQQPLASFQNEIVPSERGFYHALQGARTAFILECKKASPSKGLIREKFDPVEIASVYKDFASAISVLTDEKYFQGSFDFLPLVSKTVTQPVLCKDFIIDPYQIYLARFYQADAILLMLSVLNDDQYRQLAAVAHSLNMGVLTEVISEEELQRAIALEARVVGINNRDLRDLSIDLDRTRQLAPRVPHGVTVISESGINNYAQIRELSHFANGFLIGSALMSETDLRAAVRRVILGDNKVCGLTRPQDASAAYQAGAVYGGLIFVGRSPRYVDINRAREVIYGAPLKYVGVFCDAQVETLVKTVERLGLKAVQLHGSEDQAYISALRAELPAECQIWKALSVKDHLPQRDLQHVDRYLLDNGAGGTGQRFDWSVLHGENLENVMLAGGLGADNCVDAAKLGCAGLDFNSGVESQPGIKDPARLAAVFQTLRAY, from the coding sequence ATGCAGGAAACCGTGCTCAACAAGATTGTTCGTGATAAAGCGCAATGGGTCGCAGCACGACAGCAACAACAGCCACTGGCCAGTTTTCAAAATGAAATCGTCCCCAGCGAACGTGGCTTTTATCACGCGCTGCAGGGTGCCAGAACGGCGTTTATTCTTGAATGTAAAAAGGCATCCCCTTCCAAAGGGTTGATCCGCGAGAAGTTCGATCCCGTGGAGATTGCTTCGGTCTACAAAGATTTCGCCTCGGCGATCTCGGTACTGACCGATGAAAAATATTTCCAGGGCAGCTTTGACTTCCTGCCTCTGGTCAGCAAAACGGTGACGCAGCCGGTGCTGTGCAAAGACTTCATTATCGACCCGTACCAGATCTACCTGGCTCGCTTCTATCAGGCCGACGCCATTCTGCTGATGCTGTCGGTGCTTAACGACGATCAGTACCGTCAACTGGCTGCGGTAGCGCATAGCCTGAACATGGGCGTGCTGACCGAAGTGATCAGCGAAGAAGAGCTGCAACGGGCCATTGCTTTGGAAGCGCGCGTGGTCGGTATCAATAACCGCGATCTGCGCGACCTGAGTATCGATCTGGATCGCACCCGCCAGTTGGCGCCTCGCGTCCCACACGGGGTGACGGTGATCAGCGAGTCCGGCATCAACAATTACGCTCAGATCCGCGAACTGAGCCATTTTGCCAACGGGTTCCTGATTGGCAGCGCATTAATGTCGGAAACCGATCTCCGCGCCGCCGTACGCCGGGTGATCCTGGGCGACAACAAAGTCTGCGGGCTGACCCGTCCGCAGGATGCCAGCGCGGCCTATCAGGCCGGTGCGGTGTATGGCGGGCTGATTTTCGTCGGGCGTTCACCGCGCTATGTCGATATTAACCGCGCCCGTGAGGTTATCTATGGTGCCCCGCTGAAATATGTCGGCGTATTCTGCGACGCGCAGGTAGAGACCCTGGTTAAGACCGTCGAACGTCTGGGGCTGAAAGCGGTGCAACTGCACGGGTCGGAAGATCAGGCCTATATCAGCGCCCTGCGCGCCGAACTGCCTGCCGAGTGCCAGATTTGGAAAGCATTGAGCGTAAAAGACCATTTACCGCAGCGCGATTTGCAGCACGTTGACCGTTATCTGCTGGATAACGGCGCGGGCGGCACCGGCCAGCGTTTCGACTGGTCGGTATTGCACGGCGAAAACCTGGAAAACGTGATGCTGGCCGGTGGCCTCGGCGCAGACAACTGTGTTGACGCAGCCAAACTCGGCTGCGCCGGTCTGGACTTTAATTCCGGCGTTGAGAGCCAGCCCGGCATTAAGGATCCTGCCCGCCTGGCGGCGGTGTTCCAGACCCTGCGCGCTTACTAA
- the trpB gene encoding tryptophan synthase subunit beta, translating to MTLLNPYFGEFGGQYVPQILMPALKQLEEAFVSAQRDPEFQAEFIDLLKNYAGRPTALTLCKNLTAGTKTKLYLKREDLLHGGAHKTNQVLGQALLAKRMGKTEIIAETGAGQHGVASALACALLGLKCRIYMGAKDIERQSPNVFRMRLMGAEVIPVHSGSSTLKDACNEALRDWSGSYEIAHYMLGTAAGPHPYPTIVREFQRMIGEETKAQMMEREGRLPDAVLACVGGGSNAIGMFADFIDDTSVGLIGVEPAGLGIETGQHGAPLKHGHVGIYFGMKAPMMQTSEGQIEESYSISAGLDFPSVGPQHAYLSSIGRAEYVSITDDEALDAFKALSRSEGIIPALESSHALAHALKMIRETPQKEQILVVNLSGRGDKDIFTVHDILKARGEI from the coding sequence ATGACGCTGCTTAACCCCTACTTCGGCGAATTTGGTGGCCAATATGTGCCGCAGATTCTGATGCCGGCCTTAAAACAACTGGAAGAAGCCTTTGTCAGCGCCCAGCGCGACCCGGAATTCCAGGCTGAATTTATCGACCTGTTGAAAAACTACGCCGGTCGTCCAACCGCCCTGACGCTGTGCAAAAACCTCACTGCCGGTACCAAAACCAAGCTGTATCTGAAACGTGAAGATCTGCTGCACGGTGGCGCGCACAAAACTAACCAGGTATTGGGTCAGGCGCTGTTGGCCAAGCGCATGGGAAAAACCGAAATCATCGCCGAGACCGGTGCCGGTCAGCACGGCGTTGCTTCCGCGCTGGCCTGTGCCCTGCTCGGCCTGAAGTGCCGCATTTATATGGGCGCCAAAGATATCGAGCGCCAGTCACCCAACGTCTTCCGCATGCGCCTGATGGGAGCGGAAGTGATCCCGGTTCACAGCGGCTCCTCCACGCTGAAAGATGCCTGTAACGAAGCGCTGCGCGACTGGTCTGGCAGCTACGAAATCGCCCACTACATGCTGGGTACCGCTGCGGGTCCGCACCCTTACCCCACTATCGTGCGTGAATTCCAGCGCATGATTGGCGAAGAAACCAAAGCACAGATGATGGAACGCGAAGGCCGTCTGCCGGACGCGGTTCTGGCCTGCGTTGGCGGTGGCTCCAACGCCATCGGCATGTTTGCCGACTTTATCGATGACACCAGCGTCGGCCTGATCGGCGTCGAGCCTGCCGGTCTGGGTATTGAAACCGGTCAGCACGGCGCACCACTCAAGCACGGCCACGTGGGCATCTATTTCGGCATGAAAGCGCCGATGATGCAGACGTCAGAAGGCCAGATCGAAGAATCCTACTCGATTTCCGCCGGGCTGGATTTCCCCTCTGTAGGGCCACAGCACGCCTATCTGAGCAGCATCGGCCGGGCTGAATACGTGTCCATTACCGATGACGAAGCGCTGGACGCGTTCAAAGCGCTATCGCGTAGCGAAGGAATTATCCCGGCGCTGGAGTCTTCCCATGCTCTGGCGCACGCGCTGAAAATGATCCGTGAAACGCCGCAAAAAGAACAGATTCTGGTGGTTAACCTGTCCGGCCGCGGCGACAAAGACATATTTACCGTTCACGACATTCTGAAAGCACGGGGAGAAATCTGA
- the trpA gene encoding tryptophan synthase subunit alpha — protein MERYQQLFNRLADKKEGAFVPFVTLGDPNPALSLQIVDTLVEAGADALELGIPFSDPLADGPTIQSAALRAFASGVTPTQCFEMLAAIRQKHPTIPIGLLMYANLVFHKGIDAFYQRCAEVGVDSVLIADVPYEESAPFRAAATRHGIAPIFICPPNADDDLLREIASHGRGYTYLLSRAGVTGTESRAQLPLHHLVSKLREYHAAPPLQGFGISEPAQVRDALQAGAAGAISGSAIVKIIEQNQANPTEMLAKLASFTREMKAATRA, from the coding sequence ATGGAACGTTACCAACAACTGTTCAACCGCCTGGCAGATAAGAAAGAAGGCGCGTTCGTCCCGTTCGTTACCCTCGGCGATCCGAACCCGGCGCTTTCACTGCAGATCGTCGATACCCTGGTGGAAGCCGGTGCCGACGCGCTGGAACTGGGCATTCCGTTTTCCGATCCGCTGGCCGACGGCCCGACCATTCAAAGTGCTGCGCTGCGCGCCTTCGCTTCAGGCGTGACGCCAACCCAGTGCTTCGAAATGCTGGCGGCAATTCGCCAGAAACACCCGACTATTCCTATCGGCCTGCTGATGTACGCCAATCTGGTGTTCCATAAAGGCATCGATGCCTTTTACCAACGCTGCGCCGAAGTCGGTGTTGATTCGGTGCTGATTGCCGACGTGCCCTACGAAGAGTCCGCTCCCTTCCGCGCAGCGGCAACGCGCCATGGTATCGCCCCTATCTTTATCTGCCCGCCAAATGCAGACGACGATTTACTGCGTGAGATTGCCTCACACGGCCGGGGTTACACCTACCTGTTATCACGTGCAGGCGTAACAGGTACCGAGAGCCGCGCCCAGTTACCGCTCCACCATCTGGTCAGCAAATTGCGTGAATACCATGCGGCACCGCCGCTGCAAGGGTTTGGCATTTCCGAGCCGGCGCAGGTACGCGATGCGTTGCAGGCCGGCGCGGCCGGCGCGATATCCGGTTCGGCTATCGTAAAAATTATCGAGCAGAATCAAGCCAATCCGACAGAAATGCTGGCGAAACTGGCGAGTTTTACTCGTGAAATGAAAGCGGCTACCCGAGCGTAA
- a CDS encoding BON domain-containing protein, with translation MKLFKTLSVLCMAAVVAFAVSACAPTAKSEGTGGYIDDTVVTTKVKSALLADKTIKSTEISVETFKGRVQLSGFVTSSADANRAVQVTRGVAGVKSVENVMQIK, from the coding sequence ATGAAGCTATTTAAAACCCTTTCGGTCTTATGCATGGCTGCCGTTGTGGCATTCGCAGTGAGTGCCTGCGCGCCAACAGCGAAATCTGAAGGGACTGGCGGTTATATTGATGACACGGTAGTGACGACCAAGGTTAAGTCAGCGCTGCTGGCGGATAAAACCATCAAATCTACCGAAATCAGCGTCGAGACCTTTAAAGGTCGTGTGCAATTGAGCGGCTTTGTTACCTCGAGCGCCGATGCCAACCGTGCAGTGCAGGTAACTCGTGGCGTAGCGGGTGTGAAATCCGTCGAGAACGTCATGCAGATCAAGTAA
- the ompW gene encoding outer membrane protein OmpW — protein sequence MKKTTLVVLAAMMAPMLASAHQAGDFLFRAGSATVRPNAGSDDVLGQGSFSANNNTQLGLTFGYMVTDNIGVELLAATPFRHKVGLNGSAVNGDIATVHDLPPSLMAQYYFGDKQDKLRPYLGVGVNYTTFFDEKFNDNGKDAGLSNLSLKDSWGVAAQAGLDYNLDEHWMLNMSVWWMNIETKTRFDDAAGNHHSIDTRLDPWVFMFGAGYRF from the coding sequence ATGAAAAAGACAACTCTGGTGGTATTGGCGGCGATGATGGCCCCTATGTTGGCAAGTGCGCATCAGGCAGGTGATTTTCTTTTCCGTGCAGGTTCTGCGACCGTACGACCAAATGCCGGATCGGATGATGTCCTCGGGCAGGGCTCATTCAGCGCCAATAATAATACCCAGCTTGGCCTGACCTTCGGCTATATGGTCACGGACAATATTGGTGTCGAACTGCTGGCTGCTACGCCGTTCCGCCATAAAGTAGGCCTGAACGGTTCTGCGGTGAACGGTGATATCGCTACGGTGCACGACTTACCGCCGAGCCTGATGGCGCAGTATTACTTTGGCGACAAGCAGGACAAACTGCGTCCGTATCTGGGCGTGGGGGTTAACTACACCACCTTCTTCGATGAAAAATTCAACGACAACGGCAAAGATGCCGGGTTGAGCAACCTGAGTTTGAAAGACTCCTGGGGCGTAGCCGCGCAGGCGGGGCTGGATTACAACCTGGATGAGCACTGGATGCTGAACATGTCAGTCTGGTGGATGAACATCGAAACCAAAACGCGCTTTGACGATGCGGCCGGTAATCACCACAGTATCGACACTCGCTTGGATCCATGGGTGTTCATGTTCGGGGCTGGTTATCGTTTCTGA
- a CDS encoding YkgJ family cysteine cluster protein: MSEIQNPCVSCGACCGYFRVSFYWAEADDGGGVVPLSLTEPLTPFLRCMQGTNSKSPRCTALDGEIGKAVSCSIYLNRPSPCREFDQSGENGLRNEACDRARERYGLPPLPVPLPLPLPNERIDEEIAVVQFAGCHSDVEQGTIAH, from the coding sequence ATGAGCGAAATTCAAAATCCCTGTGTCAGCTGCGGCGCATGCTGCGGCTATTTTCGAGTGTCATTCTATTGGGCCGAAGCGGATGATGGCGGCGGCGTGGTTCCTTTATCCCTTACCGAGCCGTTAACCCCCTTCCTGCGCTGTATGCAGGGGACCAACAGCAAGTCCCCACGCTGCACCGCACTCGACGGTGAAATCGGCAAAGCGGTTTCCTGTTCTATTTATCTTAATCGCCCCAGCCCCTGCCGTGAGTTCGATCAGTCGGGAGAGAATGGCCTGCGTAATGAAGCGTGTGACCGCGCTCGCGAACGTTATGGCCTGCCGCCATTGCCGGTTCCTCTACCGCTGCCTTTGCCGAACGAGAGGATCGACGAAGAAATAGCCGTAGTGCAATTCGCGGGGTGCCACAGCGACGTGGAACAGGGTACAATCGCCCACTGA
- a CDS encoding YciC family protein has translation MPITANTLYRDSFNFFRNQLASILILALLTAFISVLLNQVFSPDIEQLKILSATEGDFAASAGMGIQEIIQQMTPEQQMVLLKVSAAATFSALVGNVLLVGGMLTLVRLVSQGQRLSALRAIGASAPELPRLLLLLFICTLLIQLGLTLFVVPGVIMAIAFSLAPVITTADKKGVFASIKLSCKLAFANARVIVPAMMLWLAAKLLVLFMVSHLSVLTPNVASVVLTALSNLVSALLLIYLFRLYMLLRS, from the coding sequence ATGCCCATCACGGCCAACACGTTGTACCGTGACAGTTTTAATTTTTTCCGTAACCAACTGGCCAGTATCCTGATACTGGCGCTGTTGACCGCGTTCATCTCTGTGCTGCTCAATCAGGTTTTCAGCCCTGACATCGAGCAGTTGAAGATCCTGAGCGCAACGGAAGGTGACTTTGCTGCATCCGCCGGTATGGGGATCCAGGAAATCATTCAACAAATGACGCCTGAGCAGCAGATGGTGTTATTGAAGGTATCAGCCGCCGCCACTTTCTCCGCGTTAGTGGGTAACGTGCTGCTGGTCGGCGGGATGTTGACGCTGGTTCGCCTGGTTTCTCAGGGGCAACGCCTGAGCGCCCTGCGCGCTATCGGGGCTTCCGCACCGGAACTTCCGCGTTTGCTGCTGCTGCTGTTTATTTGCACGCTGCTGATCCAGCTGGGCCTGACGCTGTTTGTCGTGCCGGGTGTGATTATGGCGATCGCCTTCTCGCTGGCACCGGTGATCACCACCGCCGACAAGAAAGGCGTATTCGCTTCGATCAAACTGAGCTGCAAACTGGCTTTCGCCAATGCGCGCGTGATTGTTCCGGCAATGATGCTGTGGCTGGCGGCCAAGCTGCTGGTGCTGTTTATGGTGAGCCACCTGTCGGTGCTGACCCCGAACGTCGCCAGCGTGGTGCTGACGGCGCTGAGCAACCTGGTTTCCGCCCTGTTGCTGATTTACCTGTTCCGCCTGTATATGCTGCTGCGCAGCTAA